A single region of the Halorussus gelatinilyticus genome encodes:
- the moaA gene encoding GTP 3',8-cyclase MoaA has protein sequence MLEDDFGREVSGVRVSLTDRCNFDCVYCHNEGLGDTRGPMDPQDDEMSADEVVRFLEVAREFGVEKVKFTGGEPMLRQDLEEIIRRTPDGMEVSMTTNGTFLPGRAPDLVDAGLERVNVSQDALDPEAFAEVTQSGAYDKVIEGVEAALDAGLDPVKLNMVVFEHTAGYVEEMVEHVAENAGLQLQLIQYMPELTGKPEWNIDIQRVHDWLADIAEEVETREMHHRNRYWVGGTADDPEGGMVEIVDPVENPQFCANCHRVRVTHEGYLKGCLNRNDDLRSMGEMTRDEIRETFRETVTNRVPYYGEYMVRGDDGEWEINDEYVNNVEA, from the coding sequence CGATTTCGGGCGCGAGGTCTCCGGGGTGCGGGTCTCGCTCACCGACCGGTGTAACTTCGACTGCGTCTACTGCCACAACGAGGGACTGGGCGACACGCGCGGGCCGATGGACCCTCAAGACGACGAGATGAGCGCCGACGAGGTGGTCAGATTTCTGGAGGTCGCCCGCGAGTTCGGCGTCGAGAAGGTGAAGTTCACGGGCGGCGAGCCGATGCTCCGACAGGACCTCGAAGAGATTATCCGGCGGACGCCCGACGGGATGGAGGTCTCGATGACGACCAACGGGACCTTCCTGCCGGGGCGCGCGCCCGACCTCGTAGACGCCGGACTGGAGCGCGTGAACGTCTCCCAAGACGCGCTCGACCCCGAGGCGTTCGCCGAGGTCACCCAGAGCGGAGCCTACGACAAGGTCATCGAGGGCGTCGAGGCCGCGCTCGACGCCGGTCTCGACCCGGTGAAGCTCAACATGGTCGTGTTCGAGCACACCGCGGGCTACGTCGAGGAGATGGTCGAACACGTCGCGGAGAATGCCGGTCTCCAGCTCCAACTCATCCAGTACATGCCCGAACTCACCGGCAAGCCCGAGTGGAACATCGACATCCAGCGCGTCCACGACTGGCTGGCCGACATCGCCGAGGAGGTCGAGACCCGCGAGATGCACCACCGGAATCGCTACTGGGTCGGCGGGACCGCCGACGACCCCGAGGGCGGGATGGTCGAAATCGTGGACCCCGTCGAGAACCCCCAGTTCTGCGCGAACTGCCACCGCGTGCGCGTCACGCACGAAGGATACCTCAAGGGGTGTCTGAACCGCAACGACGACCTCCGGTCGATGGGCGAGATGACCCGCGACGAGATTCGAGAGACGTTCCGGGAGACGGTCACGAATCGGGTGCCGTACTACGGCGAGTACATGGTGCGGGGCGACGACGGCGAGTGGGAGATCAACGACGAGTACGTCAACAACGTCGAAGCGTAG
- a CDS encoding 30S ribosomal protein S13 has protein sequence MSTEEPQEEDEDLRYFVRIGQTDLDGTKSVERSLSELNGIGRRAARIIADKSGVDRTATFGRLEDDEIDSVVEAVENFADEVPEWLANHRNEYFSGETTHQTGNDLNMTRRQDINRMKMIDSYKGVRHKRGQKVRGQRTRSTGRTEGTIGVNVEEIKEEQAAEEAAEEGGEE, from the coding sequence ATGAGTACGGAAGAACCACAGGAGGAAGACGAGGACCTCCGCTATTTCGTCCGCATCGGGCAAACCGACCTCGATGGGACGAAGTCCGTCGAACGATCCCTCAGCGAACTGAACGGGATCGGTCGCCGAGCGGCGCGGATTATCGCCGACAAATCCGGCGTAGACCGCACGGCGACGTTCGGACGCCTCGAAGACGACGAGATCGACTCCGTCGTCGAGGCCGTCGAGAACTTCGCCGACGAGGTCCCTGAATGGCTCGCGAACCACCGCAACGAGTACTTCTCCGGCGAGACGACCCACCAGACGGGCAACGACCTGAACATGACCCGTCGGCAGGACATCAACCGGATGAAGATGATCGACTCGTACAAGGGCGTCCGCCACAAGCGTGGCCAGAAGGTCCGCGGACAGCGCACCCGTTCGACGGGGCGTACCGAGGGCACCATCGGCGTCAACGTCGAGGAGATCAAAGAGGAGCAGGCCGCCGAAGAGGCCGCCGAAGAGGGTGGTGAAGAATAA
- a CDS encoding 30S ribosomal protein S4 yields MALGQNTKFYETPNHPYQGERISEERSLLDRYGLQNKEELWRAQSKLRGYRREARNILAQRAQGDTEATEGEEFVTALQRIGVLDEGDELDDVLLLDVTDVLERRLQTVAYRKGLGNTPNQARQFVVHGHVTVDGQRVQAPSYKVEVAEESTVQFEENSPLSDELHPERAEGNE; encoded by the coding sequence ATGGCGCTCGGACAGAACACCAAGTTCTACGAGACGCCGAACCACCCGTATCAGGGCGAGCGCATCTCCGAAGAGCGCAGTCTGCTCGACCGTTACGGCCTGCAGAACAAGGAAGAACTCTGGCGCGCGCAGTCGAAGCTTCGCGGCTACCGCCGCGAGGCCCGGAACATCCTCGCGCAGCGAGCGCAGGGTGACACCGAGGCGACCGAGGGCGAAGAGTTCGTCACGGCGCTCCAGCGAATCGGCGTCCTCGACGAGGGCGACGAGCTGGACGACGTGCTGCTGCTCGACGTGACCGACGTGCTGGAGCGCCGCCTCCAGACGGTCGCCTACCGCAAAGGTCTGGGCAACACGCCGAATCAGGCCCGTCAGTTCGTCGTCCACGGACACGTCACCGTGGACGGCCAGCGCGTGCAGGCTCCCTCGTACAAGGTCGAAGTGGCCGAGGAGTCCACTGTCCAGTTCGAGGAGAACAGTCCGCTGTCGGACGAACTCCATCCCGAACGAGCGGAGGGTAACGAATGA
- a CDS encoding 30S ribosomal protein S11, with amino-acid sequence MSANDDEKWGVAHVHASFNNTIITVTDLTGAETIAKSSGGTVVKQNRDESSPYAAMQMAETVAEEVKAAGIEGVHVNVRGPGGNLQQNPGPGAQATIRALARAGLEIGRIEDVTPIPHDGTRAPKGKSGF; translated from the coding sequence ATGAGCGCAAACGACGACGAGAAATGGGGCGTAGCCCACGTTCACGCATCGTTCAACAACACCATCATCACGGTCACTGACCTGACCGGTGCCGAGACTATCGCCAAATCCAGCGGCGGGACGGTCGTCAAGCAGAACCGCGACGAGTCCTCGCCGTACGCCGCGATGCAGATGGCCGAGACGGTCGCCGAGGAAGTCAAGGCGGCGGGAATCGAGGGCGTTCACGTCAACGTGCGCGGTCCCGGCGGGAATCTCCAGCAGAACCCCGGACCGGGTGCGCAGGCGACGATTCGAGCCCTGGCTCGCGCCGGACTCGAAATCGGTCGCATCGAGGACGTGACCCCGATTCCGCACGACGGCACCCGTGCCCCCAAGGGCAAGAGTGGATTCTAA
- a CDS encoding DNA-directed RNA polymerase subunit D has translation MTEDYEVEFIERGDRQSRFLVRGVTPAFANGIRRAIIADVPTLSIDTVRMVENSSVMFDEQIGLRLGLVPLSTPLGEFEEGDTVTLSLDVSGPGTAYSGDLVSSDGMVQPADDNVPIIDLKDDQRLELEADAVLSTGKDHAKHQGGVAVGYRHLQRVEVVGDRDEYDEEEETRILRGVIEDDGELVSTEEFDHDLTNRYPGKEIEVHDVDNAFVFHVETDGSLSIDELVTEAAASISDRADELEQAVQL, from the coding sequence ATGACAGAAGACTACGAGGTTGAGTTCATCGAACGCGGGGACCGACAGTCGCGGTTCCTCGTTCGAGGCGTGACCCCGGCGTTCGCCAACGGGATTCGCCGCGCCATCATCGCGGACGTGCCGACGCTGTCTATCGACACGGTCCGGATGGTCGAGAACTCGTCGGTGATGTTCGACGAGCAGATCGGTCTGCGGCTCGGTCTCGTCCCCCTCAGCACGCCGCTCGGCGAGTTCGAGGAGGGCGACACCGTCACGCTCAGCCTCGACGTCTCGGGTCCGGGGACCGCCTACTCCGGCGACCTCGTGAGTTCCGACGGGATGGTCCAGCCGGCCGACGACAACGTCCCCATCATCGACTTGAAGGACGACCAGCGGCTCGAACTCGAAGCCGACGCCGTCCTCTCGACGGGGAAGGACCACGCCAAACATCAGGGCGGCGTGGCCGTCGGCTACCGACACCTCCAGCGCGTGGAGGTCGTCGGGGACCGCGACGAGTACGACGAGGAAGAAGAGACCCGAATCCTCCGCGGTGTAATAGAGGACGACGGCGAACTCGTCTCTACCGAGGAGTTCGACCACGACCTCACGAACCGGTACCCCGGCAAGGAGATCGAGGTCCACGACGTGGACAACGCGTTCGTCTTCCACGTCGAGACCGACGGGTCGCTGTCCATCGACGAACTCGTCACGGAAGCGGCCGCCTCGATTAGCGACCGCGCGGACGAACTCGAACAAGCTGTACAACTGTAG